In the genome of Pseudomonas putida, one region contains:
- a CDS encoding SDR family oxidoreductase, which translates to MDLGIKGRWAIVCAASQGLGKGCAEALGGEGVNLVINARTATTLEQTAVELRSHFPGIEVRTVAGDVAEPAVREALLSACPQVDILVNNAGGPPPGDFRNWGREDWLKALDANMLTPIELIKAVVDGMAERGFGRVVNITSGAVKAPIDILGLSNGARSGLTGFIAGLARQQRLAGRNVTLNNLLPGAFDTARLQKTLQAASQASGDLQATTQARRQAIPAARFGDAKEFGAYCAFLCSAHGGYITGQNLLIDGGAYPGTF; encoded by the coding sequence ATGGATCTAGGCATCAAGGGCCGCTGGGCCATCGTCTGCGCGGCCAGCCAAGGGCTGGGCAAGGGCTGCGCCGAGGCCTTGGGCGGCGAGGGCGTCAATCTGGTGATCAACGCCCGTACCGCCACCACCCTGGAGCAAACCGCCGTCGAACTGCGCAGCCACTTCCCAGGCATCGAGGTACGCACGGTCGCCGGCGATGTGGCCGAGCCTGCGGTGCGCGAGGCCCTGCTCAGCGCCTGCCCGCAGGTCGATATTCTGGTCAACAACGCCGGCGGCCCGCCGCCGGGTGATTTCCGTAACTGGGGCCGGGAAGACTGGCTCAAGGCCCTGGACGCCAACATGCTCACGCCCATCGAGCTGATCAAGGCGGTGGTCGATGGCATGGCCGAGCGCGGTTTTGGTCGGGTGGTGAACATCACCTCGGGCGCGGTGAAAGCGCCAATAGATATCCTCGGTCTGTCCAATGGTGCGCGCAGCGGGCTGACCGGTTTCATCGCTGGACTCGCCCGTCAGCAGCGTCTGGCCGGGCGCAACGTGACCCTGAACAACCTGCTGCCAGGCGCCTTCGACACCGCTCGCCTGCAAAAGACCTTGCAGGCGGCGAGCCAGGCCAGTGGCGACCTGCAGGCGACCACCCAGGCACGCCGCCAGGCGATTCCCGCGGCTCGGTTCGGCGATGCCAAGGAGTTCGGGGCGTACTGCGCCTTCCTGTGCAGTGCCCACGGCGGGTACATCACCGGGCAGAACCTGCTGATCGACGGCGGTGCCTACCCGGGTACTTTCTGA
- a CDS encoding methyl-accepting chemotaxis protein: MVSTAFHEMVATANEVARSCSQAAQSADSGQQQAREGQQQIDAAVQSVDRLSQEIEQSAQSIQQLERDSNAIQSILGTIRSIAEQTNLLALNAAIEAARAGEQGRGFAVVADEVRALAKRTADSTAEIDGLLGNLASRTAEVAEQMHASLEVSQQSVSRIGMARDSFGQIRESVDIIRDMNTQIATAAEEQHQVAEDINRHISQIHGDAQLVAELAQAARQDSESLAGLSNELDGLVRRFRT; encoded by the coding sequence ATGGTCTCCACCGCCTTCCACGAAATGGTCGCCACCGCCAACGAAGTGGCCCGCTCCTGCAGCCAGGCCGCGCAGTCGGCCGACAGCGGCCAGCAGCAGGCCCGCGAAGGCCAGCAGCAGATCGATGCGGCGGTGCAGAGCGTGGACCGCCTGAGCCAGGAGATCGAGCAGTCGGCCCAGTCGATCCAGCAGCTGGAGCGCGACAGCAATGCCATCCAGTCGATCCTCGGCACCATCCGCTCGATCGCTGAGCAGACCAACCTGCTGGCCCTGAACGCCGCCATCGAGGCCGCCCGCGCGGGCGAGCAAGGCCGTGGGTTCGCCGTGGTCGCCGACGAAGTCCGCGCCTTGGCCAAACGTACCGCCGACTCCACCGCCGAGATCGATGGCCTGCTCGGCAACCTGGCCTCACGCACCGCTGAGGTCGCCGAGCAGATGCACGCCAGCCTGGAGGTCTCGCAGCAGTCGGTCAGCCGCATCGGCATGGCGCGCGACAGTTTCGGCCAGATCCGCGAGTCGGTGGACATCATTCGCGACATGAACACCCAGATCGCCACCGCAGCCGAAGAGCAGCATCAGGTGGCCGAGGACATCAACCGCCACATCAGCCAGATCCACGGCGATGCCCAGTTGGTGGCCGAGCTGGCTCAGGCCGCGCGTCAGGATTCCGAAAGCCTGGCGGGGCTGTCCAATGAACTGGATGGGCTGGTGCGCAGGTTCCGCACCTGA
- a CDS encoding helix-turn-helix transcriptional regulator translates to MLYSNAAAERAMRTSAFELYERAGRLHAHRDDARLVHHRHKASGKAEARHASRLRLSGADKEILIVPVSADAPFNHQFQKPLVLIAYLDNTLQSHLLAELFQLSPAERRLAELLAQGLAPEHCANALNISINTVRTQLRALFHKTNTERQAELVSLLVRTQL, encoded by the coding sequence GTGCTGTACAGCAATGCGGCTGCCGAACGCGCGATGCGCACCAGCGCCTTCGAACTCTATGAGCGCGCCGGCCGCCTGCATGCCCATCGGGATGATGCCCGCCTGGTTCACCACAGGCACAAAGCCTCAGGCAAGGCAGAGGCTCGGCACGCCAGCCGGCTGCGTCTTTCAGGCGCGGACAAAGAGATCTTGATCGTACCGGTGAGCGCCGATGCCCCCTTCAACCATCAGTTTCAAAAGCCGCTGGTACTGATCGCCTATCTGGACAACACCTTGCAGAGTCATCTGCTGGCGGAGCTTTTTCAATTGAGCCCTGCAGAGCGACGGCTTGCCGAGTTGCTCGCCCAGGGGCTTGCGCCTGAGCACTGCGCGAACGCTCTCAACATCTCGATCAATACCGTGCGCACCCAATTGCGGGCGCTGTTCCACAAGACCAATACCGAGCGCCAGGCAGAACTTGTCAGCCTTCTGGTACGCACCCAGCTCTGA
- a CDS encoding 8-oxoguanine deaminase codes for MPKTLLVKNAELLVTMDGERREIRRGGLYIEDNVIKQVGPSETLPQTADEILDMTGKVVIPGLVNTHHHMYQSLTRVVPAAQDGELFNWLTNLYPIWARLTPEMISVSTQTAMAELILSGCTTSSDHLYIYPNGCKLDDSIHAAKEIGMRFHAARGSMSVGRSQGGLPPDSVVEKESDILKESQRLIEDYHDASHGSMLRVVVAPCSPFSVSRDLMREAAVLAREYGVSLHTHLAENVNDIAYSREKFGMTPAEYAEDLGWVGHDVWHAHCVQLDQHGIELFARTGTGVAHCPCSNMRLASGIAPIRKMRDHGVPVGLGVDGSASNDGASMIGEVRQALLLQRVGFGPDAMTAREALEIATLGGAKVLNRDDIGALALGMSADFVAFDLGHVAYAGALHDPLAALVFCTPTHVDTSVINGKVVVKDGRITTVDLPRVLERHNQLARQLVIGE; via the coding sequence ATGCCCAAGACATTGTTGGTCAAGAACGCCGAACTTCTGGTGACGATGGATGGTGAGCGCCGGGAGATCAGGCGCGGCGGCCTTTACATCGAAGACAATGTGATCAAGCAGGTCGGCCCCAGCGAAACGCTGCCGCAGACAGCCGACGAGATTCTGGACATGACCGGAAAAGTGGTCATCCCGGGTTTGGTCAACACCCATCACCACATGTACCAAAGCCTCACCCGCGTGGTCCCGGCGGCGCAGGATGGCGAGCTGTTCAACTGGTTGACCAACCTGTATCCGATCTGGGCGCGGCTGACGCCTGAAATGATCTCGGTGTCCACCCAGACCGCGATGGCGGAGTTGATACTGTCTGGCTGCACCACCTCCAGCGATCACCTGTATATCTATCCCAACGGCTGCAAGCTCGACGACAGCATTCATGCTGCCAAGGAAATCGGTATGCGTTTCCATGCGGCGCGCGGCAGCATGAGCGTGGGGCGCAGCCAGGGGGGCTTGCCGCCCGATTCGGTGGTGGAAAAGGAAAGCGACATCCTCAAGGAGTCCCAGCGCCTGATCGAGGACTACCATGACGCCAGCCATGGTTCGATGCTGCGTGTCGTCGTTGCGCCATGCTCGCCCTTCTCGGTGAGCCGCGACCTGATGCGCGAGGCTGCGGTCCTTGCGCGGGAGTACGGTGTCTCGTTGCACACGCATCTGGCCGAAAACGTCAACGACATCGCCTACAGCCGTGAAAAGTTCGGCATGACTCCCGCCGAGTACGCCGAAGACCTGGGCTGGGTCGGCCACGATGTGTGGCACGCCCACTGCGTCCAGCTCGACCAGCACGGCATAGAGCTGTTCGCCCGTACCGGAACGGGGGTGGCCCATTGCCCTTGTTCGAACATGCGCCTGGCCTCGGGCATCGCGCCGATCCGCAAGATGCGTGATCACGGTGTACCGGTGGGGTTGGGGGTGGACGGTTCGGCATCCAACGATGGCGCCAGCATGATTGGCGAGGTCCGTCAGGCGCTGCTGCTGCAGCGTGTCGGTTTCGGCCCCGATGCGATGACCGCTCGCGAGGCATTGGAAATCGCCACCCTGGGCGGAGCCAAGGTGCTCAACCGTGACGACATCGGCGCCCTGGCGCTCGGGATGTCGGCCGACTTCGTCGCCTTCGACCTCGGCCATGTGGCCTACGCCGGCGCCCTGCACGATCCGCTGGCGGCGCTGGTGTTCTGTACCCCAACCCACGTCGACACCAGCGTGATCAATGGCAAGGTGGTGGTCAAAGATGGCCGTATCACCACCGTCGACCTGCCGCGGGTACTAGAGCGCCACAACCAGCTGGCCCGTCAACTGGTCATTGGTGAATGA
- a CDS encoding SDR family NAD(P)-dependent oxidoreductase, which translates to MNRLTGKTALVTGGGQGVGQGIALALCTEGARVAVAGRSLAPLEATCAQIRARGGEALAVVCDVTQRQDIERCVAQVVEAFGGLDILINNAQIVPLGRLLEVSDEAFAQGMDSGPLATLRLMRASYPYLRGGGVVVNLASSAAVRWDACGYGAYAATKEAIRCLSRAAACEWGPEGIRVNVIAPHALSPGLKGWMQANPEEAQAFLQGIPLRRVGDCENDIGRTVAWLVSDEAGYLTGATLPLDGGQAFWG; encoded by the coding sequence ATGAACCGCCTTACCGGCAAGACAGCTTTGGTCACTGGCGGCGGCCAGGGCGTAGGCCAAGGTATCGCCCTGGCACTGTGCACCGAAGGCGCCCGCGTGGCGGTGGCCGGGCGCTCCCTCGCGCCGCTGGAGGCCACCTGCGCGCAGATCCGCGCACGCGGTGGCGAGGCGCTGGCAGTGGTCTGCGACGTCACCCAGCGGCAGGACATCGAGCGCTGCGTGGCTCAGGTGGTGGAGGCCTTCGGCGGGCTCGACATCCTGATCAACAATGCCCAGATCGTGCCTCTGGGCCGGTTGCTGGAGGTCAGCGACGAAGCCTTCGCACAAGGCATGGACTCAGGCCCCCTGGCCACCCTGCGCCTGATGCGTGCCAGCTACCCGTACCTGCGCGGTGGTGGCGTGGTGGTCAACCTGGCCTCCTCCGCCGCGGTGCGCTGGGATGCCTGCGGCTATGGGGCCTACGCAGCAACCAAGGAAGCCATCCGCTGCCTGAGCCGCGCCGCCGCGTGCGAATGGGGGCCCGAGGGCATCCGCGTCAACGTGATCGCGCCCCACGCCTTGTCCCCAGGCCTCAAGGGCTGGATGCAGGCCAACCCGGAAGAAGCCCAGGCCTTCTTGCAGGGCATCCCGCTGCGCCGGGTCGGGGATTGCGAAAACGATATCGGTCGAACCGTGGCGTGGCTGGTCAGCGACGAGGCGGGGTATCTGACCGGCGCCACCCTGCCGCTCGACGGCGGGCAGGCGTTCTGGGGCTGA
- a CDS encoding EthD domain-containing protein, with translation MQKVIYLLWQPEQDTFDSFSHHLSGPLADRLQTLGAQHLQLNLADADVAAANGLRQAQAGPLPQAVLSFWLDSAVAKFRRPFDEALQSACARIAGYLVCESVPMRNTRFPARPGQRTYGFSQLAFLQRPPRLTHEAWLEVWQNHHTPVAIDTQDNFQYVQNLVVQVLTPGAIALAAIVEECFPPAAMDDPQAFFNAPGDEAKFQHNLAVMMDSCQRFIDFDQLGVLPTSQYPL, from the coding sequence GTGCAGAAAGTCATCTACCTGCTTTGGCAACCCGAGCAAGACACGTTCGACTCATTCTCCCACCACTTGAGCGGCCCCCTCGCCGACCGCCTCCAGACGCTCGGCGCCCAGCACCTGCAACTGAACCTGGCCGATGCCGATGTGGCCGCTGCCAACGGCTTGCGCCAGGCGCAGGCCGGCCCCCTGCCCCAGGCCGTGCTGAGCTTCTGGCTGGACAGCGCCGTCGCCAAGTTCCGCCGCCCCTTCGATGAGGCCCTGCAATCGGCCTGCGCGCGCATCGCCGGGTACCTGGTCTGCGAGTCGGTGCCCATGCGCAACACACGATTCCCCGCACGCCCCGGCCAGCGCACCTACGGTTTTTCGCAACTGGCCTTCCTCCAACGGCCGCCCCGCCTGACCCACGAGGCCTGGCTCGAGGTCTGGCAGAACCACCATACACCGGTGGCGATCGATACCCAGGACAACTTCCAGTACGTGCAGAACCTGGTGGTGCAGGTGCTCACTCCCGGTGCCATCGCGCTGGCGGCCATCGTCGAGGAGTGCTTCCCGCCGGCCGCCATGGACGATCCGCAGGCGTTCTTCAATGCACCGGGCGATGAAGCGAAGTTCCAGCACAACCTGGCCGTGATGATGGACAGCTGCCAGCGCTTCATCGATTTCGACCAGTTGGGCGTGCTGCCCACCAGCCAATACCCTCTGTGA
- a CDS encoding tryptophan synthase subunit beta, whose amino-acid sequence MYYVQRDAAGQLLRVEAAPYADYTEILPGDHAEIQAWFADDIVENSLRQLKQSDLDMIRVLEDLIDVLTTKGVISITDLPPDAQSKLLNRSSARKALGSLNNLIEEDEGGGLI is encoded by the coding sequence ATGTATTACGTGCAACGCGACGCCGCAGGCCAGTTGTTGCGGGTCGAAGCCGCTCCTTACGCCGACTACACGGAAATACTCCCCGGTGACCATGCCGAGATTCAGGCCTGGTTCGCGGACGATATCGTGGAAAACAGCCTTCGCCAGCTCAAACAGAGCGACCTGGACATGATCCGTGTGCTCGAAGACTTGATCGATGTGCTGACCACCAAAGGCGTGATCAGTATCACGGACCTGCCGCCAGACGCTCAGTCCAAGCTGCTCAACCGTTCCTCGGCGCGCAAGGCGCTCGGCAGCCTGAACAACCTGATCGAGGAAGACGAGGGCGGTGGCCTGATCTGA
- the lapD gene encoding cyclic di-GMP receptor LapD, with amino-acid sequence MSLFKQLLFAICLFLVVAFTGSFMVSLESSRSQYVNQLRSHAQDGATALALSLTPNIDDPAMVELMVSSLFDSGYYASIKVIDVASNAVLVERHAEPDSNGVPAWFIRLAGLQAAGGDAIVSRGWQQAARVEVVSHPMFALAKLWQGALGSLGWLLLCGALSAVLGALLLRRQLRPLDYMVAQSHAIARREFLSLPDLPRTPELRRVVQAMNQMVEKLKALFHEQAERSEQLRAESYQDSLTGLANRRYFEMQLNTEVSNIEEGRAGYLLLLRIQDLAGLNARLGGQRTDQLIQAVGEQLRRACDRHPETHDLIARSRGGEFAVLAPGLDFEEAKHLAHTLESALHSLHQTEASDVTPVACIGLAPYIPGDAPDTLLTLADEALARAEHQGSPGWVCLQRGAATQAPDSQNAWHSRLDRALDKGRFELFFQPVVDCQAPGRILHYKVISRLHDDQDEPLAAGRFLPWLERFGWMPRLDLLVLEKVLGHLERHDGSLALNLSAATLADDGAMRQVYEQLGHHSALAARLTLEIGEEQLPRQASLEHLTRRLRALGVGLALQRFGGRFSMIGNLENLGLAYLKIDGSYIRHIDQEQHKRLFIEAIQQAAHSIDLPLIAERVESEGELNVLREMGVQGVQGRLVGEPAPWR; translated from the coding sequence ATGTCACTGTTCAAACAATTGCTGTTCGCCATTTGCCTGTTCCTGGTGGTGGCCTTCACCGGCAGCTTCATGGTCAGCCTGGAAAGCTCGCGTAGCCAGTACGTCAACCAGTTGCGCTCCCATGCCCAGGACGGTGCCACCGCGCTGGCCCTGTCGCTGACGCCAAACATCGACGACCCGGCCATGGTCGAGCTGATGGTGAGTTCGCTGTTCGACAGCGGGTACTACGCCAGCATCAAGGTCATCGACGTGGCGTCCAACGCCGTGCTCGTGGAGCGCCACGCCGAACCCGACAGCAATGGCGTGCCCGCCTGGTTCATCCGCCTGGCTGGGTTGCAGGCCGCCGGCGGGGACGCCATCGTCAGCCGCGGCTGGCAGCAGGCGGCTCGGGTCGAGGTGGTCAGCCACCCGATGTTCGCCTTGGCCAAGCTATGGCAAGGCGCCTTGGGCAGCCTGGGCTGGCTGCTGCTGTGCGGGGCCTTGAGCGCCGTGTTGGGCGCCCTGCTGCTGCGCCGCCAATTGCGCCCGCTCGACTACATGGTCGCGCAATCCCATGCCATCGCTCGCCGAGAGTTTCTCAGCCTGCCTGATCTACCGCGCACGCCTGAGCTGCGCCGCGTGGTACAGGCCATGAACCAGATGGTCGAGAAACTCAAGGCGCTGTTTCACGAACAGGCCGAGCGCAGCGAGCAGTTGCGCGCCGAGTCCTATCAGGACAGCCTCACGGGGTTGGCCAACCGGCGTTACTTCGAGATGCAGCTCAACACCGAGGTCAGCAACATCGAGGAAGGCCGGGCCGGCTACCTGCTGCTACTGCGCATCCAGGACCTTGCCGGCCTCAACGCGCGCCTGGGTGGGCAACGCACCGACCAGTTGATCCAGGCCGTGGGCGAACAGCTGCGCCGCGCCTGTGACCGCCATCCCGAGACCCACGACTTGATCGCGCGCAGCCGTGGCGGTGAGTTCGCCGTGCTGGCGCCAGGCCTGGACTTCGAGGAAGCCAAGCATCTGGCGCACACCCTGGAGAGCGCCTTGCACAGCCTGCACCAGACCGAGGCCAGCGATGTCACCCCGGTGGCCTGCATAGGCCTTGCTCCCTATATACCAGGCGATGCGCCCGACACCCTGCTCACGCTGGCCGACGAAGCCCTGGCACGCGCCGAACACCAGGGCTCACCGGGTTGGGTGTGCCTGCAACGCGGCGCCGCGACACAAGCTCCCGATAGCCAGAACGCTTGGCACTCGCGGCTCGATCGGGCCCTGGACAAAGGGCGGTTCGAGCTATTCTTCCAGCCGGTGGTCGATTGCCAGGCGCCCGGCCGGATCCTGCATTACAAGGTCATTTCGCGCCTGCACGATGACCAGGACGAGCCGCTGGCGGCGGGCCGCTTCCTGCCGTGGCTCGAGCGTTTTGGCTGGATGCCGCGGCTGGACCTGTTGGTGCTGGAGAAGGTCCTCGGGCACCTGGAGCGCCATGATGGTTCCCTGGCACTGAACCTCTCGGCCGCCACCCTGGCCGATGACGGGGCGATGCGCCAAGTCTACGAACAGCTCGGCCACCACAGCGCACTGGCAGCGCGCCTGACCCTGGAAATCGGCGAGGAACAACTGCCCCGGCAGGCCTCCCTCGAGCACTTGACTCGACGCCTGCGCGCATTGGGCGTTGGCCTGGCGCTGCAGCGCTTCGGTGGCCGCTTCAGCATGATCGGCAACCTGGAGAACCTGGGGCTTGCCTACCTGAAGATCGACGGTAGCTACATTCGCCATATCGACCAGGAGCAGCACAAACGCCTGTTCATCGAGGCCATCCAGCAGGCGGCACACAGCATCGACCTGCCGCTGATTGCCGAGCGGGTCGAGTCCGAAGGGGAATTGAACGTATTGCGCGAGATGGGCGTGCAGGGCGTACAAGGGCGGCTGGTAGGCGAGCCCGCGCCCTGGCGCTGA
- the lapG gene encoding cysteine protease LapG: MLETVVWRLGLAVLLALLLLGSLQADWDFSQISRRAQALYGPLGPGQARIDAWQHLLATQKQGSELERLRRVNLFFNQQLRYVEDIDLWHDVDYWATPIQSLIKGAGDCEDYAIAKYFSLRRMGIPSEKLRITYVKALRQNRAHMVLTYYSTPQAQPLVLDSLMDAIKPAGERTDLLPVYAFNGEGLWLTGASGNKKVGDTKRLSRWQDVLKKMQAEGFPAEPVY; this comes from the coding sequence ATGCTCGAAACCGTCGTGTGGCGTCTCGGCCTTGCCGTTTTGCTGGCACTTCTGCTGCTGGGCAGCCTGCAGGCCGATTGGGACTTCTCGCAGATCAGCCGACGTGCCCAGGCGCTCTATGGCCCTCTGGGCCCAGGCCAGGCGCGCATCGATGCCTGGCAGCATCTGCTTGCCACCCAGAAACAAGGCAGCGAGCTGGAGCGCCTGCGGCGGGTCAACCTCTTCTTCAACCAACAGTTGCGCTATGTCGAGGACATCGACCTGTGGCACGATGTCGATTACTGGGCCACCCCGATACAGTCACTGATCAAAGGCGCGGGCGATTGCGAGGACTACGCTATCGCCAAGTACTTCAGCCTGCGGCGCATGGGCATTCCCAGCGAAAAACTGCGCATCACCTACGTCAAGGCCCTGCGCCAGAACCGGGCGCACATGGTCCTGACCTATTATTCGACCCCGCAGGCTCAGCCGCTGGTACTCGACAGCCTGATGGACGCGATCAAGCCGGCGGGCGAGCGCACCGACCTGCTGCCGGTCTACGCCTTCAACGGCGAAGGCCTGTGGCTCACCGGCGCTTCGGGCAACAAGAAAGTCGGCGATACCAAGCGTCTGTCGCGCTGGCAGGACGTGCTGAAAAAGATGCAGGCCGAAGGCTTCCCGGCCGAACCGGTCTACTAA
- a CDS encoding helix-turn-helix transcriptional regulator gives MHNLSLELFSELVGKLYQGPREHIPWASFLNHLNVQINSKYVTFMLRPPSHLDPGLMINTTGSTAEITRSYNEYFFALDPFVDLPNRQVFTNGEFITDNNWLNSEFYKSFLEPLDVFHILGADITTCDGVKCRIRISRSRNAPAFSADEKALLAQFIPHLERSVEIHTQLNRIATERNLYADAVDQMEVGTIILDESGNVLQTNEVANRLIQEKDGLRLVNDVLMVGSNSETQAFRRLVKRALLSQKSNVPSVVEALRVKRPSGRADLGIIVRTVPMLDWSEGKQCPALVIFISDPEQQSSAPKEIVSTLFNLTPAEASLAMLLANGLTKDEASKELGISTNTARAHLRSIFSKTGVTRQTMLVRLILRSVATLG, from the coding sequence ATGCACAACCTCAGTCTCGAGTTGTTCAGTGAGCTCGTCGGCAAGCTTTATCAGGGGCCGCGCGAGCATATTCCCTGGGCCAGTTTCCTCAATCACCTCAATGTGCAGATCAACAGCAAGTACGTCACCTTCATGCTGCGTCCGCCCAGCCATCTGGACCCTGGGCTGATGATCAACACCACAGGCTCCACCGCCGAGATCACCCGTTCCTACAACGAGTACTTCTTTGCCCTGGACCCGTTCGTGGATTTGCCCAACCGCCAGGTGTTCACCAACGGCGAGTTCATCACCGACAACAACTGGCTGAATTCGGAGTTCTACAAGAGCTTTCTGGAGCCCTTGGATGTGTTCCACATCCTGGGGGCGGACATCACCACCTGCGATGGCGTCAAATGCCGGATCCGCATCAGCCGCAGCCGGAACGCGCCGGCTTTCAGCGCGGATGAAAAGGCCCTGCTGGCGCAGTTCATTCCGCACCTTGAGCGTTCGGTGGAGATCCATACGCAGCTCAACCGGATCGCCACCGAGCGCAATCTGTATGCCGATGCGGTCGATCAGATGGAGGTGGGGACCATCATTCTCGATGAGTCCGGCAATGTGCTGCAGACCAACGAGGTCGCCAACCGCCTGATCCAGGAGAAAGACGGCCTCAGGCTGGTCAATGACGTCCTGATGGTGGGCAGCAACAGCGAAACCCAGGCGTTTCGCCGCTTGGTCAAGCGCGCCTTGCTTTCCCAGAAAAGCAACGTGCCCTCGGTGGTCGAGGCCTTGCGGGTGAAGCGCCCGTCCGGGCGGGCGGACTTGGGCATCATCGTGCGCACGGTACCGATGCTGGACTGGAGCGAAGGCAAACAGTGCCCGGCCCTGGTGATTTTCATCAGCGACCCCGAGCAGCAATCCAGTGCGCCGAAAGAAATCGTCAGCACACTGTTCAATCTCACCCCGGCCGAGGCCAGCCTTGCCATGCTCCTGGCCAACGGCCTGACCAAGGACGAGGCCTCCAAGGAACTCGGCATCAGCACCAACACGGCCCGTGCCCACCTGCGCTCGATCTTTTCCAAGACCGGGGTGACGCGCCAGACCATGCTGGTGCGGTTGATCCTGCGCAGTGTGGCCACCTTGGGGTGA
- a CDS encoding tetratricopeptide repeat protein, with the protein MPSTPVWSALCLCLTVVVSQYAMAGGRTPQARSNNASTALIETASQQYAEGHLDQAAATLERALHIQPNNPATLHYLGVLRLQQGQYQQAETLAARSNLRVGANHALHARNLQLITAARNARRSGALPAAVKASGVAKDRVGRDAGGPVTAEQLIRY; encoded by the coding sequence ATGCCAAGCACGCCTGTATGGTCGGCTTTATGCCTGTGTCTGACGGTGGTCGTATCGCAGTACGCGATGGCCGGCGGCCGTACCCCTCAAGCCCGAAGCAACAATGCCTCTACCGCGCTGATCGAAACCGCCTCGCAGCAATATGCCGAAGGTCATCTGGACCAGGCCGCGGCGACATTGGAACGCGCGCTGCACATACAGCCGAACAATCCCGCCACCTTGCATTACTTGGGGGTGTTGCGCCTCCAGCAGGGGCAATACCAGCAAGCCGAGACGTTGGCGGCCCGCTCCAACCTGCGTGTCGGCGCCAACCATGCGTTGCACGCTCGCAATCTGCAGCTGATAACGGCTGCCCGCAACGCTCGGCGTTCGGGGGCACTGCCAGCAGCGGTCAAGGCTTCGGGTGTGGCGAAGGACAGGGTCGGGCGTGATGCTGGCGGCCCTGTCACCGCCGAGCAACTTATCCGCTACTGA
- a CDS encoding MaoC family dehydratase: MTDPIYLEDLSVGDTFTSGEHCLDAEQIIRFAREYDPQPFHLDDSLAKDTFFEGLAASGWQTSALTMKLLVSSLPLARGVIGATAEVSWPQPTRPGDRLRVQSTIVSITPSRTRRDRGMVIVECITSNQRGETLQRMTSKVLCFAREA; the protein is encoded by the coding sequence ATGACCGACCCGATCTATCTTGAAGACCTGAGCGTAGGTGATACCTTCACCAGCGGCGAGCACTGCCTGGATGCCGAGCAGATCATCCGCTTCGCGCGTGAGTACGATCCGCAGCCGTTCCACCTTGACGACAGCCTCGCCAAGGACACGTTCTTCGAAGGGCTGGCCGCCAGCGGTTGGCAGACCAGTGCGTTGACCATGAAGCTGTTGGTGAGCAGCCTGCCCCTGGCCCGTGGGGTAATCGGGGCCACCGCCGAGGTTTCCTGGCCGCAGCCCACCCGGCCGGGCGACAGGCTGCGCGTGCAGAGCACGATCGTGAGCATCACCCCTTCGCGGACCCGGCGCGATCGCGGCATGGTGATCGTCGAATGCATCACATCCAACCAGCGGGGAGAGACCTTGCAGCGCATGACGAGCAAGGTGCTGTGCTTTGCGCGAGAGGCCTAG
- a CDS encoding DUF2628 domain-containing protein codes for MSVTEGTQDIANYRAKWQERFAFFDAHGAPNAPAYKPALKQLPFKKKILVNANIIAFFFGPIYLFVLGLWKKNLALLGIMVVASLLIDVLFGLAGMESPKQVDFAFGLAFNLLYALTTNYAYYLKERKGEQGWNPFKGMRW; via the coding sequence ATGAGCGTCACCGAAGGAACTCAGGATATTGCGAACTACAGAGCGAAATGGCAGGAGCGATTTGCGTTTTTCGATGCTCACGGCGCGCCAAACGCACCGGCCTACAAGCCTGCATTGAAGCAACTGCCGTTCAAGAAGAAGATCTTGGTCAACGCCAACATCATTGCCTTCTTCTTCGGCCCCATCTACCTCTTTGTTCTTGGACTTTGGAAAAAGAACCTGGCCTTGCTCGGGATCATGGTGGTCGCCTCCCTCCTGATCGACGTGCTGTTTGGCCTGGCCGGCATGGAATCGCCGAAGCAAGTCGATTTTGCGTTCGGTTTGGCGTTCAACCTGCTCTATGCGCTGACCACCAACTACGCCTACTACCTCAAGGAGCGTAAAGGCGAGCAGGGTTGGAACCCGTTCAAAGGTATGCGCTGGTAA